A section of the Mastomys coucha isolate ucsf_1 unplaced genomic scaffold, UCSF_Mcou_1 pScaffold15, whole genome shotgun sequence genome encodes:
- the Mdk gene encoding midkine isoform X1, which yields MQHRSFFLLALLALLVVTSAVAKKKEKVKKGSECSEWTWGPCTPSSKDCGMGFREGTCGAQTQRVHCKVPCNWKKEFGADCKYKFESWGACDGSTGTKARQGTLKKARYNAQCQETIRVTKPCTSKTKSKTKAKKGKGKD from the exons ATGCAGCACCGAAGCTTCTTCCTTCTCGCCCTTCTTGCCCTCTTGGTGGTCACATCCGCGGTGGCCAAAAAAAAAG AGAAGGTGAAGAAGGGCAGCGAGTGTTCGGAGTGGACCTGGGGGCCCTGCACCCCCAGCAGCAAGGACTGCGGCATGGGTTTCCGCGAGGGTACCTGTGGGGCCCAGACCCAGCGCGTCCATTGCAAGGTGCCCTGCAACTGGAAGAAGGAATTTGGAG CCGACTGCAAATACAAGTTTGAGAGCTGGGGGGCGTGTGATGGGAGCACTGGCACTAAAGCCCGCCAAGGGACCCTGAAGAAGGCTCGGTACAATGCCCAGTGCCAGGAGACCATCCGCGTGACCAAGCCCTGCACCTCCAAGACCAAGTCGAAGACCAAAG ctaagaaaggaaaaggaaaggactAA
- the Mdk gene encoding midkine isoform X2, with translation MGFREGTCGAQTQRVHCKVPCNWKKEFGADCKYKFESWGACDGSTGTKARQGTLKKARYNAQCQETIRVTKPCTSKTKSKTKAKKGKGKD, from the exons ATGGGTTTCCGCGAGGGTACCTGTGGGGCCCAGACCCAGCGCGTCCATTGCAAGGTGCCCTGCAACTGGAAGAAGGAATTTGGAG CCGACTGCAAATACAAGTTTGAGAGCTGGGGGGCGTGTGATGGGAGCACTGGCACTAAAGCCCGCCAAGGGACCCTGAAGAAGGCTCGGTACAATGCCCAGTGCCAGGAGACCATCCGCGTGACCAAGCCCTGCACCTCCAAGACCAAGTCGAAGACCAAAG ctaagaaaggaaaaggaaaggactAA